The Elaeis guineensis isolate ETL-2024a chromosome 5, EG11, whole genome shotgun sequence DNA segment ACATGAACTCGTTATAAACCATTTACTTCGATTTCAAACGATTTATACATAATAAACAATCGACAacagattaaatttttttcaacccAATTGGGTTCGAtcggataaaatttttctctcaacctGATCGAACCCAATCCATACTCAGTCTTAGAGGAGGAAGGATAAATGAGGGAGAAGATGGATAGATCTTTCATctatcattttatatatttagtAAAACATGGATGGATGAATAAAAATGATTTCCTCCTCTACTTAATATAGAaggaatgaaaagaaagaaaggtaataTTTATATAACATTTTTACTAGACTACctcttaataaaaatattactattataaatttataatatttatttatatataaaaaataaacaatatataaacttataatcattataatctataattatataaaaaattatataaatatttaatttaatttaatttaataaataatttactaaataaattattaatgaattaattatatatattaattacataaataactgattaatttaaaatttaatttaaatagttaattaatactatttataaataactaattaaaaataataaataaaaatagagaaataaaagataattttaattatttaattataattattgacATTgtgtattaaaattaaaataatcgataatataatttaataatatatataaatatatatataataatataaataaaaaataaaaaaatataattttatcaaaaaattaataaaaaataattttatcaatactgttgggtataaaatacccccagccgaagtttgtaaaagaccgacctttCTAgaactttttcggcttccgaccttgtgtgacgtctttctgaactccctcgaccatccggacttctccgacaatgagcttccccattcatctaccaggccactccaaaggctctctgggcttcactatcagtcgaccttctacagtgatcaactattctccgaatcccttccagactccttccgaccgcggacgaccctattccgaacttcttccaaacttcgtcaatatccgagcttctccgacaacgagatttctacggtaaccagactccatccaagtttctacgtcggtcgaccacctttcggattccacccgagctcctgcgagagccgaacttctacaacaagcagtctactccgaactcctactgcaggcggtctacttcggatatctactccggatcccagatgagcttctacaacgggacaggctccgccggctaggtcactactccgagcttccacgacaaccgatcttcgaccgagcttctacaataagcgacctcctttcagccttctgcaagaaccgggctctgtccgaacttccatagcggatggattccagacgagcttctacaacagacggactccagcagctggatttctacaacggccgatcgcctctggtgtctgccgaacctccccagccatcaaccttcaatagcgtcagccgaacttcaacaacgccatccagacttccataagatcccctaactcctccagcggacgaacctccccaacgccatccgaagtccacctccgaccgaccctccgccagattcttcctGAAACTGGACTTCCCCAACGgaaagtccccgtccgagcttctacagcagatggttctcgcctgtagcatcagtgctctgggcacccaacaacagtagacccgtcacaacctcggatgtttctgagcttctcccagatcgacgagatagagagccattccgctccatcggacatcccagtcgagcttcagccgacagatccgaactctctgacaaatcACGACAATGgctactaccctactccactcactgcaatggattccgcgtcgctccaccactctctagcaagtcgcgacaacggacaccactctacttttcgtaacaaactctacgtggccctaaatgacccctgacgccactactctccgtaacaaactctacgtggctctgaacgacccactaccagacggttaaagacgtcactgtcaatcagttacgctctccgtctataaaaagagaccctcagatacgttcttctctaagctctaaactttatactctgctaaaattcccactcgagcactccatttctattgaagcagagtactgatttgagcgtcggaggatcttgtcggagcacctccaactccggtttagactttccttgcaggtcccgacgacggccgcgatcatcccagctccagtttctccggcttcgacgaaattctacaccaacaaatACAAAAATCCATCCATCAATGCACAAATTTGAGAAAATGCAAATTGATGGACCGATATAGATGGACAATTCCTCCATTTCCATATCCTCTCCGCAACTTTTTTTAATCAAACAGTGAAAGAAGACCTTCCATCCCTTCAATCTCATCCATTCACTCTCTCGCGACTCAAACCAAATATAGGATAAAACACCACAAGCTGGATAAAATTACATCCAATAAACCCCCATATCCTGCAGCTTTGGGTAAATGCAAGAAAAAACaactcaaataaaaattaaaaaccccAAACCAAAATCTTCTGTAAAAAAGGTTATGAAACCACCATCAGATTAAGCATTGAATTGGGATCGTGGGAAAAGAACAACTGTACGGATCACATGGTGAGAAGGTGAGAAATATGAATTCTGAGACATGTCAGGGGTATACATCCGCCACCTCTACTGGGAAAACACCCAGGTATCTAGGCCTTCTTCCCCTAGGGTTCTACCATATCCACCTATTTAGAGCAAGCTGCTTAGCCATAAAGCACCTTCTTCAAACCACAACATCAAGCGTGCTGTAAAATTTGATGAAGTGCAAAGAATGTAAAAATGCCACTTAAGAGAAACCCAAATCCTCATCCAAGCTAAGCCCCAACAGACTGCCATATTTTACATGCATAACAAACACATCCTTTCAACTAAAACGACTGACATTAGTAATTCAACAATGAATACTTTACTCTCAAGACAATCTTCCCTTTCTCGACTCCAAGCTTTCCACCAGTCACCAACCAGTGCGCTGGTATATCATCCGGGCCTTTGCACATCTCCGACATATCGACTAGCTTCATAAGTTTCCCCGAATCGCTTGAGCCTGAACTTGAGTCACCTGAGTCCTTAGAATCTCCCGCAGACAGTCTCTTTGATTTGTTGTTTGGGCCTGCTGGATTGTGGTCCCACAAGGATCTTCTTATGGTGCATCCAGGTACCTTAGAATAGAGAAGTTTCATGTACAACACATTCTTTGTTCCGAAGTCCCAAACTCCAAGCTGCGCTCCAGTGACTATATACACACCAGAGATGTCACCAAGAAAAGTCTCATTGTGCTCAATTGGCGCTGTACAGATGTGAGAGAAGTTCCTCCACTTCACAGGCTCAAACCACCGGCTATCTTGCTCCTCAGGTCCCTGCCACTTTGGTGCACCTATGGCAATATGAGTGTCCCAATAAGGTAGAAGTATCTTTGGAAGAGACGCCAAGTGCTGGACCTGAATACATAGCCGGTTCTGCTTGGCTCCTTCCAAGCACAATCGTAGGCCAATGACAGGCTTACGACCAACGGATACCTGCATGGTTGTCCAAATGGCATCACAGGAAAAGGAGGATTAAGAAGAAGGTTTACTGCCAAAAAATTTAATGACACCAGGTCATCTGTGTATAGAAAAGGTTTTAAATTATCATTGGCTCAGTGTACGTGGAGTAGAaggaaagcaagagaaaatatggATGAAATTTCAGTACAAAGTACGTACTGCATAAAAAATTAAACGTGATAACATGCCTATGACCCTTTCTATATTAAATAGATTCAGATAATCAATAATTTAGACAGCAATTACTGAGAGTTATTATATATGAAGATTCAGAATATGAAGTTGCGGAATGTTGAGAGATGATGATGCCTAATGATCCTTCTGATACTTTTCCAGGTTGCAAGCAGATGCCATCTAAAAAAGGTATACCAATTCTCCTAACTGGTTTAACAAGAAAGGACAAAGATAGCATGACATGTACTGGTAGCATATTAGAATCAGTATAATATATCACAATGCAACCGTAGTTTCAAAGCAGGTACCATCATAAGCAATGGTCATTAAAGTCAACTTtacaattaaaatattatttgctCTACTCCAATTCATCAAGAAAAAGTTTTATCAATTTCAGATGACACTTGTTTATAGAAATTATTACCAATAAATTTGTTGCTAAATTCACATATTTTTTTGCATAACCGTGCATAGCATTTATGTATCTTTAAGGGCATGAAAAGGAAAAATGAAGGCAGCATTCCCCAAGATAGAGTTTAAAACATTCCAATAATAGAAGCCAGTATCTACCCTGTGATTCTAACGGCTCTATTCAATTCCATGTACCGCATGAAAAGCACACCTGCTCTTGGCTGACATGAAGCTTTGGCCCCATAATACTGAACTGCAAATGTGGGCAGACTGGCTCTTTTCTTTGATGGCCTGGAAGTTCGTTTCGAACTGGGGCCCAAATTCTGGGGACCTGAAACTCTAGAAAATACCGTAGCTCTTCGATTGGAGGCTTATCTGCAAATGGAAATGGAGAATATTTTCAGGTTAGACATATAAAGATCCCATGAACATAATTTGAAAAAGAAACCCATGTGCAAGGGTGGAATATATACACTCCAGATAAAGATTGATAGCCCGCGTTAGATGGTCCCTCCCAGGGATGCTTTCAAGAAGAGAAGTGATCGGATTGAAAGTCATTTCAATAACATCCGGAGCTGAACAGACAGTTCTTGCCCAGTTGGTGTAGCTTTGGACAAGATCATCTCCGCCCCTTCTTCTGAAAATGACAGTAACATCCTGCATCAACAATTGCATCAGAAAATGGAGGCTCAGACATTAAAACATTGCTCGATGCTTAAAAACTGCCAAGGATTAGATATAAGCCACAAGTGAGCAACTTGACATTTGCTGGTATATCTTTATGTTACTAATAAACTCATGGAGAATAAGCATAATAGATGAATGTCCCATCCAAATCGAACAGAAGTCTGTTTCACTAACTAGACTGATAATAATTAGAATAAGAGCAATTAGTTTAGGTTTCTGCTGAAATTGACGAATTTAGTTTAAGACAGCACTCGTGGTTTCAGCTGATCTTAGCTAAAAATGACAGCAATTGACCGCAAGGGCTAAATTTAAATCATGTTTACTAATGTCCCATACATCTAATACATGTGAAGAAAGCATGAATACTTGTGATCCCCATCTATTAAAAATTTTTCCTATTACTCATGTAACTTGATAAATACACTTCAACTTTAATGGGCAATCTTCAGACTAAACTAAGATTTTACCAAGTTTACCCAAAGAAAGATTTTACAAAGTTTACCCAAAGACTTACTGCATTCAGAAaaatgagaaaatattttttaatagtaTCCATCACAATTCCATCTCCAAAGATCGCAACCAGTACAATACAATCTttattaatctgataatttttcttgatttaattgttttttgcttttattttatctttgtaattattttttcAGTTGAGATTGCAGAAACTGTTAGTAAAACTCCTTCGGCGTGACATGTTCTTGGTCAACAGCTTAGTTCCAAAACACGTGGTAGAGGATTCAAAACTTCTTTCTTGCATAGAACTTCATTAAACTAATTATGTACTTCTTAAaccaaatcaattttggatttagCCAATCATAAACTTGGAGAGTGGCCTGTACAGATGTGGCACATCACCGTACTAGATTATTCATAAGTACGGGAGATGAAGACTAAGGTCTGGCCATGGACCTCACACATATGGGCTCTGGTCTGCTTGTGGTATGGCCATCAAAGTATGAGCGCAAGCTTGATCAGCATCAATCATGTAAAACTTGGACAAAGTCATAAGCATCACTTTTGTGACCAATTCATTGGTCACACATGTAGTATCTAAAGTAGTGAGTATTCAGCAGTCACAAGTGATCATGCAACCCTAGCTATATACTAACATATTTTCAAAATGCAAGCTTCTCGGTGACCTCAGATTGCTCTAGCTTGTGATAGCCTTTGGACATGTGGACAATTGTAGATAGTTATCCTTCTCTTGGAGGTGGGTGAACCACCTTCTATAGGACCTTATGACTTAAGGCCTAGCTGCTAGTTTCTCTCGAGAATGCACAAAAGGAAAGCCCAAAGAGTGCCCAGGGATTTCAACATGATGGTTATGACGAATGGCCAATTTCAGACCTCCTTCGATAGATCAAGGATTTATTTTCAGTAACAAGGAGACCCTTCTGCAGATTCATCCGCAACTACTTGTTGATCTTAGTTATTGAAATGAAGAGAACcaacatttgaaaaaaaattcttctagcCACGTCTGAATGCCAGAACACATTTTGGAAGAAGATATTCTGTAGCAATCGCCATCGCAAAAGAGTCACAAACATTCATAAGTTATCAGTTTGATACATTCTACAGAGATATGCTTATTCTATAAAAGTTTTCCTGATATAACATatacataataaaattaaaaaacaaTATATCTAACTGCTTATAAATACTTGAGTATGTTCGTGAAATAGTATGTATATGATTTAAATATCAATGGACACATCAAACAAATTTCTCATATGGAAAGCAGCTTGGTTTGGTTTCAATTTCCATATTGCAATTGTTACCATGATATCATGATCTAGGATCACCTCCATATCTTATATTGCATGCATATAAATGCAGGAAAGCTGGTGACGTACATCATCTTCTTGGaaatatttaaatttctaattcactAATTTCATTCCCTTTTCCTTATTTCCCCAGTCATAACACCATCATGGTGGTGAAGAAATTTTAATTGTTGTTAAGGGAGGCAATTTGTAGCCTTTACATGCATCTATAAGTCAGAGATACAACAGCAATTGTAAAATATGAATAAGAAAGTATATATGTTGTACTACCTCCTTTGCAGTAAGATATGGAGCACTGGGTGGTTGCGGGTATATTCCTTGACTGTTGAACACAAAAGGATCTACAGCCTGGCAATCCATCCGGTACAAATATGTTAAGCCGATGCACAATACAGGCTACATAAAATGTTCACGAGCAATTTCCAAGTGAAAAAAACACAAAGCACTAGCCTTATCCTTCAGTTTCAATGGACCTGAACTTGTATGCCTTCCAGTTTCTGAGAACCTTTGGTCTCCAATGTCCTGGATATAGTTCTTTATTTCCATTGATGATAAGGGTGACGAACTGTGCTGCTTGACATAAATCACATCCTTACCGCCAATAGTAATGGATGTGATGACATGAGTCCCATAATTCTCAATAAATCTGTAAACAAGTATAATTTTAAATGTCTTTTATTGTcgcaaaaatttttctctccttcACCACACCATTTGTATATTTACCTTGCTAATGACAACGGTTCCCATGAAAGTGGCACAGCATGCCTCACCTCTCCTTGTAATGATAGAGGTTGTTTTACCAAGTAAACCTTACATAAAGGGATGAACATCCCTTCCATTGCAAGGCTTTTTGTAGATGCAGCATCAACTTTCTTTGATCCAGTAAAGCTGAATGCagaattgaagcttcctatgggaCAATTTCCCAGCAGATCAGCTTTTCTGTTAAAATATTCTGCCATCTGCACTCACTCATTTGGGTGAGAGGTGGAGGGTCGGTCATAACCAATCATCTAAGATACTCAGCAAGGAAATAGAACATTTCACATCATACTATAATCAGCATATAATATACAATATGGAAAAAACCATCTTCACTTTCTGGAAAAAAAATATAGCCAGGATAGCACGAGCTACTGTGAACTGGAAAAAAATAGAACATAACTTcattgtccgcctgctgtcataTTGCAAAATACTTTATGAATGATGCGGCAAGGAAGGGTATGGGCAACTTTGGACAGTGGTCCAAACAATTTACCACTGAAACAAGCAGCATGGTGATAGTGTTCCTTTCTCCTTGATGAGAGATTCTAGACAATGGCTAAAACAACTTACAATTGAAACAAGCAGGATGGTGGTAGTGTTCCTTTCTCCTCAGTGACAGAGATTCTGGAAAATAGGTTAAAACAATTCACTACTAAAACAAGCAATAAGATGATAGTGCTCCTTTCTCCTCAATGACCAATAAGCATTATAAGAGCCAAGGTGCATCGATGCTTTTCACAAGATTCTCGGCTGTTTAACTTCTTTTCTTCCAGACATGTGGATAGCCCACTCAGGGTTGTAAATGATACCCGAAAACTCAATAATCTGATCTGACTATTTTATAATAATCGCAGTATGGATCCAAGTTAAGTTTGCAAGAACCTTATCAAACTGAAGTCGGATTCTATATATTGGATctgatttcttatttgattaaaTGCTGATGCAGCTATGTTCAAATACAAAAACattgatacatacatatatgtataaagATAGAAATATAAAGAGAATAGGCACATGACTTGTGTTAATTCCTTTTCTTCTTGTTTGGAATTATGTCTTTCCTGCATGCATGTCTCCTTAACTCTCACCTATTGCTATTTCAGTTCCAAATCCAAGCCAATACTTAGACTTTGCTTACATTTTAATCGATCTAGAtgtaaataaaaattcaaatatgtTTCTAAAGCAAAGTTTGCCGTACCGATACCGAACCAGTATGCAGTCTCGTACCATACAGACACTCAATACGCCTTACTGTCTCGTACCGTACCGCATACAAACATTGTAATAGGATATATTGGTACGGGATCCGGCGGCAAACCTTGTTATAAagtgattagatttatttttcaaAACCAATTATTCACTTCTCAGATCATCCTTCTTTCCCACCAGAAACTAACAAGATTCGCTATTTATGGAAGACTATTGTGATAACAGTCCTTGCAGTTTTGCACATTGCTAAATGTCGACTAGTTGGTGCATAAAAATCATGTGCTAAGTTGAACCTCAAGAAAACTTGAATCTAAATATTAATCAAGTTTGGAAGCTAGTTCAGTGTTTACTGATTTTGATGGATCCAAACTCAATTTTTCTTATCAAGTTTGGATGCAGATACAACATGGCTCAGACCCAAGTCTGACCCATTTACAGCACTAAGCCCATTGTGCAATTGGTGAATAGAAGATCGAAGGTTAGGAAATTGCCAGGTTTAAAAGAAACTCATGGGCTTAAAAAAAGGCAAAGATAGAGGGGGAAGGATAACAGGAATTTATATGATTGCCTCTTAAATAAAGGTTATGGAGAGTAATAATTTTAAAACAATACTATGCATACGGCACAAGGCTTGGAACATATTGCTCGGCCAAAATATTTTAACACCAACTATTTGAGTGTTGGATATCTAAAACCAAAATTTTCATAGTTGGATACCCAAATCGAGCAGGTTTAACCTCTCCATTCTAGAACAAATATGTGGCTCATTTAATTCCTTCTGGATATGAGCTTTGaagaaagagttgaaaatttttggTTGAAAAACCATTCCAAACTATATTTCCACCCTCTCTATACTCTAATACCTTGAActataagaaaaataaaacttattGGTCCCGCCATCAAGACCCAATCTTGCTCTTGCTCACATTCCCTTTCCTGGTTTTAAAAGGCATGGCAATATATTGCCTAGAATTGTTTTAAGGTAGCCATGACATTTTGGCGATACAAAGAAGGTAATTTTCTTGTTGGTTAAACGGCTAACCCTTGAATCTATAAAGGGTTTTTAATCCATAAGAGAAGGTATATAAAACCTGAAAATCAGTGAACAATAGTCAATAGTCATTGACCAATATATGTGGCTTAGCTCATAGAAAGCTTCAGTCCTGAAACCTTGATTTGTCATGCTACAGAGCTAACATACCAAACAGTAAATTCTATCAAAAGTTATATTCTTCCACCATATTAATCAACCAGAAATGAGAAAGACAAAGGTCTCTATGTCAAAGATAAGATTCTACAAAATCCTTAAATAACCCAAAGCAGAACTTGACAAACCTTTAACATTACTGCTTTATGAAAATACCTTTTTCCCTCAGAACCATGTAAGGCGGTCAGCTTCAATCAAATGGCCATCATGGGTTCCATGGTTaagtttaaaaaattaaactGCAATAACCATTCTGATCATATGTTGCAAAATTATGTTCATTAAGAACTATaatgcatgttaaaaaataatttctcaatCTTGAAAACTTCAGCCTGACTTCTTTCCTTGTGGTGCTTTATAAAGTCATATGTGACTTCTTACACATCAGTGCTTCTAATCGGAAAAGGAACTACCCTTTGAGTTAATTATGGACTGAATTCTCCTCTATCGCATGATGCATCGAACAAGCTTGCTATCTGAGGTTTGCCGTCTCAATACTGAACCCCATACCAGTACCATCCTATTATCATGTCAATATATAGTAGATACAAGAGGGCAAGACATACCGAGTATTGGTGCCAATTCAGTACTCATACAATACAGTATGCTTAATATGGTACGGTACCGACCGGCACAGCAAATCTTACTATTTTCATTCTCCTTTTGAGCATCAATCAAAAATGACCCTTATTGTTTTCTTAGTTATCATACATGCCCACAAAAAAACACTCTTGAACAAAGATTAACTATTAAATCCAACAACTGATTGGTACTAAATCAAATTAGTTTACAGACCTTTTGTTGACTCAAAAAGACACTGAAACATGCAAATAGTTATGTTAaagaagcttataaaattaaaaatgttGATATACACTAGAATTTAATCCAATGAGCCTAAAACAACACTGAAAACAATGACCAAGTGGAGTGTATTCCCACATATTTTGCTGGCGATCTCAAAACTTATCCTAAAACAGACAACTGATCTCATACAGGACCAATCCTATGTTAGCAATATTTCTTGAAATAACATGTAGCAGTTACAAATCATTGTTCCAATCTTTCATGTGTATTATACATTTCTAATTCTCATTAATTACATCACAGAACTAAAGCAAGATTTTCAACAACTATAATAACAGCATTCTAAGAAAATTAAATAATTCAAACAAAAATCACATATTAAAATGACAATTCACATAAACTAAATTCCCTTGCAATAATTTACTTCCCATCATAAATCCGCGACCAATATGCAGTAGCATTTAACAGGAATCATCACAGAGACGACAACACAAATTAAACTCAGTGAAAGGAACAATTAGGGAAATCAAGGAGAGTCTGCACCATACCTCATAGAACCCGCAAGCACCGTTGCTCTCCCGACCGCCGCTCACGCACGAGCACCTAACATCTCTCGACACATTGGGCACGATCAGACTGTGAGACACCCCCAGATCTCTCGTATGCTCCTCATCGACCTCAACAAGCCTCGACCCGGCAACCCCCTTGCAGTAGAGCAACCGTGTGTCATAGTTAACATCAAAACCCCTCCCCAGAGCCTGGATTGAACTCTGAATAGTGCGAAGAGCAGCATGCTCCTCCATCCTCACCACCTTCCGGACAAAGCCAAGAATCTACACAACCTAAAACTCCAAACCTAAATCCAAATCCCAAAAGACCCAGTCAGATCCCTTTGCATCCATCTCCAGGACCGATCTCTCCATCTAGTGGTTCTCAGAAACCCCCGGGAAGGATCGAAGACCGAATCTTTTGACGGCGTTTTTTCCAATCTTTCGAGCTTAATTTCTCGGATCCTGCGAAAAGAAGcacctttcttccttctttattCCTTCCACATAGCTAAAACCCTAAGCCCCAATTTCCAAACCGCGGATCTCGCTTCCCTcaactaaattaaaatatttttgggaCAGGGATTAAAAGACTTGAAGCTAAAAGGATTATAAAACGCTCTTTTAAACTTCCTCAGGGCGAGGGATTCCTTTTAACCGTAGAGCCTAAAAAGACCTCATTTCTCTCCCCACCCGTCCAGCTCCAAGAAGTTGATAATAAAGCCTTTGAGGACTCgagctgctctctctctctcatctaaCTGCGCTTTGACTGTGGGGATCGGACTTTTCCGGACGAGGAGCTTTGGTACTTTAGATTGATGGGATTTGTTAGACCAACCGTGATGTGTCCACACCACACGCAGTCTTTGACTAATTCCAAGATTGGATGTCTGATTTATTATCTAAATTAGGATTAagaaattgtttagaaaaaaaggAAGACTAACTGTACGTGCGTGCGGAGATGAAGCTGTGTTTATGGTAGGAAGATTGTCTGCTAAAATGGGGCAACTCTTGGTGACCTGTACCTTACAAGATATCGATGGTACACGTTCCCTCTCACACGAAGgcttttttttattctaattgtTTGGAAGAATAGTGAGCTTTCATCAATCAGCTTGTTATGCGTTTCCATTTAAGGTGAGGAGAGGAAACCAGACTTATTTTACAAGTTGGCGTAATTCTCAAGTCTAATTAGTAGGAA contains these protein-coding regions:
- the LOC105045970 gene encoding MACPF domain-containing protein CAD1; translated protein: MEEHAALRTIQSSIQALGRGFDVNYDTRLLYCKGVAGSRLVEVDEEHTRDLGVSHSLIVPNVSRDVRCSCVSGGRESNGACGFYEMAEYFNRKADLLGNCPIGSFNSAFSFTGSKKVDAASTKSLAMEGMFIPLCKVYLVKQPLSLQGEVRHAVPLSWEPLSLARFIENYGTHVITSITIGGKDVIYVKQHSSSPLSSMEIKNYIQDIGDQRFSETGRHTSSGPLKLKDKAVDPFVFNSQGIYPQPPSAPYLTAKEDVTVIFRRRGGDDLVQSYTNWARTVCSAPDVIEMTFNPITSLLESIPGRDHLTRAINLYLEYKPPIEELRYFLEFQVPRIWAPVRNELPGHQRKEPVCPHLQFSIMGPKLHVSQEQVSVGRKPVIGLRLCLEGAKQNRLCIQVQHLASLPKILLPYWDTHIAIGAPKWQGPEEQDSRWFEPVKWRNFSHICTAPIEHNETFLGDISGVYIVTGAQLGVWDFGTKNVLYMKLLYSKVPGCTIRRSLWDHNPAGPNNKSKRLSAGDSKDSGDSSSGSSDSGKLMKLVDMSEMCKGPDDIPAHWLVTGGKLGVEKGKIVLRVKYSLLNY